The genomic stretch AATTATCAATTAGCAATTACGAATTCATAAATTAAAATATGAAAAATAAAAGGAAAAAGAAAACCGCTAAGGCCATCGCCACGGCGGGGCAGGCGAGGCAGGCAAAGAGCAGAAAAAAATCTTTGGCTGGTAAAAAACCAAAAAAAGCGAAGAAAACCCGAGAGATCGGGAAAAAAAGGGCGAAAAAGGGGAAGGTTATCCGTGGCAAAAAGGGCAAGGTTTTTAGCAGAAAAAAGACGGCGGCGAAGCGAGCGGAGAAAAAAAGAGTTGCTAGAAAAAAAATGATCGTTCCGGCGGAAATAATAAAACCGACCGGAGAGAGTCTGGAAAATTTAATCAGGAAAGGCAAGATGCGCGGTTTTGTAACAGAAACCGAATTGCTGCATTTATTCCCGGAAGTAGAGGAATATGTTTTTGATTATGAGGTTTTTTTAAGCCGCTTGCAGGAAAGCGGCGTCCAAATATTTGAAGATGCGGGAAAATTTTTGGATTTTGAGGAGGAAAAAGGCAAAAAGGGAGGAGAAAAGAAGGCCGGAGCGGACAAGAAAGCCTTGGCTAACAGCGCCAAGAATGTTGATTTATTAAAATTAAATTCCGATTCCATCCAGATGTATTTGAAGGAAATCGGGCGCGTCCCCCTGCTTAATGGCGAAGAAGAAGTTGAATTGGCCAAACGGAAAGAAAAGGGAGATAAAGAAGCGGAAAAGAAATTAATTGAAGCTAATTTGCGCTTGGTCGTTTCTATTGCCAAAAAATTTGTCGGCGCCAAAGGTT from Patescibacteria group bacterium encodes the following:
- a CDS encoding sigma-70 family RNA polymerase sigma factor, with amino-acid sequence MKNKRKKKTAKAIATAGQARQAKSRKKSLAGKKPKKAKKTREIGKKRAKKGKVIRGKKGKVFSRKKTAAKRAEKKRVARKKMIVPAEIIKPTGESLENLIRKGKMRGFVTETELLHLFPEVEEYVFDYEVFLSRLQESGVQIFEDAGKFLDFEEEKGKKGGEKKAGADKKALANSAKNVDLLKLNSDSIQMYLKEIGRVPLLNGEEEVELAKRKEKGDKEAEKKLIEANLRLVVSIAKKFVGAKGLSLLDLIQEGNIGLFRAVEKFEYRKGYKFSTYATWWIRQAITRALADQSRTIRIPVHMVETINKFTQVERRLIQDLGREPMPEEIASEMGEDIDKVRHIIKISQDTISLETTVGEDEEDSTLEDFIEDVKNVTPDRSAALQLLKDYVKEVVATLSPREQKILEMRFGLIDGVAHTLEEVGQEFEVTRERIRQIEAKALERIRKHDGLKKLRDF